In one Drosophila albomicans strain 15112-1751.03 chromosome X, ASM965048v2, whole genome shotgun sequence genomic region, the following are encoded:
- the LOC117572633 gene encoding uncharacterized protein LOC117572633 yields MYNESQQTRANDAAQIRSQQCEPTDDNWRRNITFANNENEFRGPLAHNLATMPLEQLSDMTPPNWETTTTTTTTADASTTQPNSYVDSLYQEIVNRFDELRRCIARGDNQQQHLPHDACDVCTTQQKNGTQRTMRKVTTLRDQCGNVTGRLEETSTVSNGRTESPGEQLADISMPTFHEDNSTIPTLQQQQQHLSGECIANTSAPGAMLLDSTMTGRVNQTVGNILAPSFGTNVCLENVGQGMQTMPANSLPNDCLDNVTAPSSCECLEDVTAPSSLGHSRLASRRHQQRSQNICDVTAPSFASSTRGATRLEDLSMPSFGGISGAARARSPSRQQRENICDITAPSFANESIGDATMTTECLQDISMPTFGQVSGASRAKSPRRQQRSGRFAVVTNECLDNVTMPSFGGVSGSSRRHQTMPSECLENITQPSFGRSRSVDNFLDMPSSYGNSRGAALINECLDNVTMPSFGGVSGSSRRHQTMPSECLEDMTQPSFGVSRRLAITNECLDNITMPSLNEASGSLNRQQTMPSECLENITQPSFGSSRAVVDFLDMPSSGNSRAAAMTNECLDNVTMPSFGGVSGSSRRQLTMPSECLKNITQPSFESSRGVDHFLDVPSSYGNSRGAALTNECLDRVTMPSFGGVSGSLRRQRTMPSECLENITQPSFGSSPAAALTNDCLDNITMPSFNEVSSSLRRQQTMPSECLADVTQPSYGNSRSLAITSEYLDNMTMPTFGGVSGSSRRQQTLPLECLDNVTQPTFADSRRQQQMYDQSAYYDNSSNSRTGGRRQRSQNICDVTAPSFGSSSRGLDDFGGVSSASRTRSLRRRQRSAAPAFQSTGRGQLTNECLDNVTMPSFGGVSAASRRQQSLPSAWLNDVTQPSFGSSSSRGQTTRRQQQNMSNMRSMRTQECLDDMTMPSFGGISGISSRRMPSECLADVSAPSSFGGRSRSARRSPYRGESFGNSTINPCLEDVSMPSFGGVSGASRARSPRRQQRSGRSAVMTNECLDNVTMPSFGGVSGSSRRQQTMPSECLEDITQPSFGRSRSVDNFLDMPSSYGNSRGAALINECLDNRTMPSFGGVSGSSRRHQTMPSECLEDITQPSFGESRRLALTNECLDNITMPSLAVSLRRQQIMPSECLENVTQPSFGSSRAAVGFSDMPSAYGDSRAAAMPSECLDNVTMPSFGDSLRRQQTMPSECLENITQPSFGSSRAAALTNECLDNVTMPSFGGVSGSLRRQRTVPTECLENITQPSFGSSRAAALTNECLDNITMPSFNEVASSLRRQRTMPSECLENITQPSFIEGRSRVMSNECLDNMTAPSFCGVSGVSRRQQLLPSECLENVTQPSFEDMSYYVNDNASVALGRRQTTRRQQRSQNICDVTAPSFASSTRGATRLEDLSMPSFGGISGASRARSLSRRQRENICDITAPSFAPENATMPSYAGRSQSQGATRRNIRDLSSEYLEDMTMPSYAMSQNTPQLWDITPPEWDYNSYASYTRRPRSVDDGNVMRSLQVSGLECLDDVTMPTMRRTRSFPCVPSQQRLGNDNESTMNVLHFSYQSRQPIDADASYPSELLGNVSAPTYASNLSRPQRSDRSNMQSEKPTMLDSTANQRPRNNFARSTAIGEEVATADSNEAPCQCPASQVDQTSSQIRQNASEKQASNQSIAKQEDGSAAKKEVTIIASVTSMTRIYMKKNDDSNYQNINDISMPSEYQSGANKTMFITNISEPSFTNLSATNPNYNATAQTSTTLDTPQPVRDNPNNARKCVANNRVEARAKCCCSNNCRRYRKSRQSTMKTRHNPDFK; encoded by the exons ATGTACAATGAGTCGCAACAAACGAGAGCAAATGATGCGGCACAGATTCGATCACAACAATGTGAACCAACTGACGACAATTGGCGAAGGAACATAACAT TTGccaacaatgaaaatgaattccGTGGCCCATTGGCACACAATTTGGCCACAATGCCGCTGGAGCAATTGTCGGATATGACGCCCCCAAATTGggagacgacaacgacgacgacgacgacagctgATGCATCGACGACGCAACCCAATTCGTATGTGGACAGTTTGTATCAGGAGATTGTGAATCGTTTCGATGAGCTGCGTCGATGCATTGCACGTGGCGAtaatcaacagcaacacctGCCACACGATGCTTGCGATGTATGCACCACGCAGCAG AAGAACGGAACACAGAGAACGATGCGTAAGGTGACAACGTTGCGGGATCAATGTGGCAATGTCACAGGTCGCCTCGAAGAGACGAGCACCGTGTCGAATGGTCGAACAGAATCGCCTGGTGAGCAGCTCGCTGATATTTCAATGCCAACGTTTCACGAGGATAATTCAACGATTCCAAccctacaacaacaacaacaacatctgtCTGGTGAATGCATTGCGAATACAAGTGCACCGGGGGCAATGCTGTTGGACTCAACGATGACGGGCAGAGTTAATCAGACTGTGGGCAACATTCTGGCACCGTCGTTTGGCACCAATGTCTGTCTGGAGAATGTCGGCCAAGGCATGCAAACCATGCCGGCAAACAGTTTGCCCAATGACTGCCTGGATAATGTGACAGCACCCTCGTCCTGCGAGTGCCTGGAGGATGTCACGGCGCCTTCGTCGTTGGGTCACAGCCGATTAGCGTCAAGACGACACCAACAGAGATCACAAAATATCTGCGATGTAACAGCTCCTTCATTCGCCAGTTCAACTCGCGGAGCAACGCGTCTGGAGGATCTGAGCATGCCCAGCTTTGGCGGCATCTCGGGCGCTGCCAGAGCCCGTTCGCCAAGTCGCCAACAACGTGAGAATATCTGCGATATAACGGCGCCTTCGTTTGCAAATGAATCTATAGGCGATGCAACAATGACTACCGAATGCCTGCAGGACATCAGTATGCCGACATTTGGACAAGTCTCGGGCGCATCGAGAGCTAAATCTCCGCGACGTCAACAACGATCTGGACGCTTTGCGGTCGTGACTAATGAATGCTTGGATAATGTGACTATGCCTTCCTTTGGTGGGGTTTCAGGTTCATCGAGACGTCATCAAACAATGCCTTCAGAATGCCTGGAAAACATTACGCAACCTTCATTCGGGAGGAGTCGAAGTGTAGACAATTTCTTAGATATGCCTTCTTCTTATGGAAATAGTCGAGGTGCAGCTCTCATTAATGAGTGTTTGGATAATGTGACTATGCCTTCGTTTGGTGGTGTTTCGGGTTCATCGAGACGTCATCAAACAATGCCTTCGGAATGTCTGGAGGACATGACGCAACCTTCGTTTGGAGTAAGTCGGAGATTAGCTATAACCAACGAGTGCTTAGACAACATTACGATGCCTTCTTTGAATGAAGCCTCCGGCTCTTTAAATCGTCAGCAAACTATGCCTTCGGAATGCCTGGAGAACATAACACAACCTTCCTTCGGTAGTAGTCGAGCTGTAGTTGATTTTTTAGATATGCCTTCATCTGGAAATAGTCGAGCTGCGGCCATGACTAATGAATGCTTGGATAATGTGACTATGCCTTCCTTTGGTGGGGTTTCAGGTTCATCCAGGCGACAACTAACTATGCCCTCGGAATGTCTTAAGAACATAACGCAACCTTCATTCGAGAGTAGTCGAGGTGTAGATCATTTTTTAGATGTACCTTCGTCTTATGGAAATAGTCGAGGTGCAGCTCTTACTAATGAGTGTCTGGATAGAGTCACAATGCCTTCCTTTGGTGGCGTCTCAGGTTCCTTGAGAAGACAGCGAACAATGCCTTCGGAATGCCTGGAAAATATAACACAACCTTCTTTCGGGAGTAGTCCAGCTGCTGCCTTAACGAATGATTGTTTAGATAACATTACGATGCCTTCTTTCAATGAAGTATCCAGTTCCTTAAGACGCCAGCAAACCATGCCCTCAGAGTGTCTTGCGGATGTAACGCAACCTTCGTATGGAAATAGTCGATCGCTGGCCATAACCAGCGAGTATCTGGATAACATGACAATGCCGACGTTTGGCGGTGTTTCTGGCTCGTCACGCAGACAGCAAACGTTGCCCCTGGAATGTCTGGATAATGTCACCCAACCAACGTTTGCCGACAGCCGAAGACAACAGCAAATGTACGATCAATCTGCTTATTATGACAATTCAAGTAACAGTCGGACAGGAGGACGACGGCAAAGATCACAGAATATTTGCGATGTGACAGCTCCTTCCTTTGGCAGTTCAAGTCGCGGTCTGGATGACTTTGGCGGTGTTTCAAGTGCCTCACGCACAAGATCTTTGCGACGTCGCCAGCGTTCAGCGGCCCCAGCATTTCAAAGTACCGGACGTGGACAGTTGACCAACGAGTGTCTGGACAACGTAACAATGCCGAGTTTTGGTGGCGTGTCTGCTGCTTCGAGACGTCAGCAAAGCTTGCCCTCGGCGTGGTTGAATGATGTGACACAACCCTCGTTTGGCAGCAGCTCGTCACGTGGTCAGACGACTCGGAGACAGCAGCAGAACATGTCGAACATGCGATCAATGCGGACTCAAGAGTGTTTGGATGATATGACAATGCCGTCGTTTGGCGGAATTTCTGGCATTTCGAGCAGACGCATGCCAAGTGAATGCTTGGCCGATGTGAGTGCCCCATCTTCGTTTGGGGGACGCAGCAGATCAGCGCGACGCTCGCCGTATCGTGGAGAATCCTTCGGGAATTCAACGATTAATCCATGCTTGGAGGATGTGAGCATGCCTTCGTTTGGCGGCGTCTCCGGTGCTTCGCGAGCTCGATCTCCGCGACGCCAGCAGCGATCTGGACGCTCTGCGGTCATGACTAATGAATGCTTGGATAATGTGACTATGCCTTCGTTTGGTGGCGTTTCGGGTTCATCGAGGCGACAACAAACTATGCCTTCAGAATGCCTGGAGGACATAACACAACCTTCATTTGGGAGGAGTCGAAGTGTAGACAATTTCTTAGATATGCCTTCTTCATATGGAAATAGTCGAGGTGCAGCTCTCATTAATGAGTGTTTGGATAATAGGACTATGCCTTCGTTTGGTGGTGTTTCGGGTTCATCGAGACGTCATCAAACAATGCCTTCGGAATGCCTGGAGGACATAACGCAACCTTCATTTGGAGAAAGTCGAAGATTAGCTTTAACCAACGAGTGCTTAGACAACATTACGATGCCTTCTTTAGCTGTTTCTTTAAGACGTCAACAAATAATGCCCTCGGAGTGTCTTGAGAACGTAACGCAGCCTTCCTTCGGTAGTAGTCGAGCTGCGGTTGGTTTTTCCGATATGCCTTCTGCTTATGGAGATAGTCGAGCTGCAGCCATGCCGAGTGAATGCTTGGACAATGTGACAATGCCTTCCTTTGGCGACTCTTTAAGACGGCAACAAACAATGCCCTCGGAATGCCTGGAGAACATAACGCAACCTTCCTTTGGTAGTAGTCGAGCTGCAGCTCTGACAAATGAATGCTTGGATAATGTGACGATGCCTTCCTTTGGTGGCGTCTCAGGCTCATTGAGAAGACAGCGAACAGTGCCTACGGAGTGCCTGGAAAACATAACACAACCTTCTTTCGGAAGTAGTCGAGCTGCTGCCTTAACGAATGAGTGTTTAGACAACATAACAATGCCTTCTTTTAATGAAGTAGCCAGTTCTTTAAGACGCCAGCGAACTATGCCTTCGGAATGCCTGGAGAACATAACGCAACCATCTTTTATCGAGGGTCGATCGAGAGTTATGTCCAACGAGTGTTTAGACAACATGACTGCGCCTTCGTTTTGCGGAGTTTCAGGTGTTTCGCGACGTCAACAATTATTGCCCTCGGAGTGTCTTGAAAATGTGACTCAACCCTCTTTCGAAGACATGTCCTACTACGTTAATGACAATGCAAGTGTTGCACTTGGACGCCGTCAAACGACGAGAAGACAGCAAAGATCACAGAATATCTGCGATGTAACAGCTCCTTCCTTCGCCAGTTCAACTCGAGGAGCAACGCGTCTGGAGGACCTGAGCATGCCCAGCTTTGGTGGCATTTCGGGTGCTTCCAGAGCCCGTTCCCTAAGTCGCCGGCAACGTGAGAATATCTGCGATATAACGGCGCCTTCTTTTGCCCCGGAAAACGCGACAATGCCAAGTTATGCAGGACGCAGTCAATCACAAGGAGCAACAAGGAGAAATATACGCGACCTCAGCTCGGAGTATTTGGAGGACATGACAATGCCTTCATATGCGATGAGTCAAAACACGCCACAGTTGTGGGATATAACGCCGCCGGAATGGGATTACAATAGTTATGCCAGCTACACGCGACGACCGCGCTCCGTGGATGATGGGAATGTGATGAGAAGTCTGCAAGTAAGTGGCCTCGAGTGCCTGGACGATGTAACAATGCCAACGATGCGTCGCACTCGTAGCTTTCCATGCGTACCCAGCCAACAGCGGCtgggcaacgacaacgagagcACAATGAATGTGTTGCACTTCAGCTATCAGAGCCGGCAACCCATCGATGCGGATGCCAGCTATCCGAGTGAGTTGCTGGGCAATGTGAGTGCTCCGACATACGCGAGCAATTTGAGTAGACCACAACGTTCGGATCGAAGCAATATGCAGAGCGAAAAGCCAACGATGTTGGACTCAACAGCGAACCAACGGCCACGCAATAACTTTGCACGCTCCACAGCCATTGGCGAAGAAGTTGCCACCGCCGACTCTAATGAGGCGCCCTGTCAATGTCCCGCTTCGCAAGTGGATCAAACGAGCAGCCAAATCAGACAGAATGCGAGTGAGAAGCAGGCATCGAATCAAAGCATTGCCAAGCAAGAGGATGGATCTGCTGCCAAGAAGGAAGTTACGATTATTGCGTCTGTGACATCGATGACACGCATCTATATGAAGAAAAACGATGACAGCAACTATCAGAATATTAACGATATATCCATGCCATCGGAATATCAAAGTGGTGCCAATAAAACAATGTTTATCACGAACATCAGTGAGCCGAGCTTTACTAATCTATCTGCCACGAATCCAAATTATAATGCCACAGCACAAACATCGACAACGCTTGACACTCCCCAGCCAGTGCGTGACAATCCAAATAATGCCAGGAAATGTGTGGCAAACAATCGAGTTGAGGCTAGAGCAAAatgctgttgcagcaacaattgtCGCCGATATCGCAAATCGCGGCAATCGACGATGAAAACTCGTCATAATCCTGACTTTAAATAA